A DNA window from Streptomyces bacillaris contains the following coding sequences:
- a CDS encoding universal stress protein, whose translation MSTSATRQDIVVGVDPREDWRPAVAWAADEAHRRGLLLRLVVAVPPLHEPRRPGDLPRHREFEEAATRALEAADAWVRERQPEIRTTATLLDGVPAPTLAGLTREARMVVLGSRRLNRVAEFLSAGSLAVPVSAQAHCPVVVVVRTARSTGQPPYLVVGVDGSEPSQAALALALEEAELRGCAVRAVAVWQPPVFSLRGRDAPLDTERRLLAETVAGWAEKYPGVRLSHEVVTGSPVEALAEAAEHAEALVVGRRGDGGYLGMRVGSVVHGLLHRAPCPVITVPVEERP comes from the coding sequence ATGAGCACCTCGGCGACACGCCAGGACATCGTGGTCGGCGTCGACCCCCGCGAGGACTGGCGCCCGGCCGTCGCGTGGGCGGCGGACGAGGCCCACCGCCGCGGCCTTCTGCTGCGGCTCGTCGTCGCCGTCCCCCCGCTCCACGAGCCCCGCCGCCCCGGCGACCTCCCCCGCCACCGGGAGTTCGAGGAGGCCGCCACCCGTGCGCTGGAGGCCGCCGACGCCTGGGTGCGGGAGCGGCAGCCGGAGATCCGGACCACCGCCACGCTCCTCGACGGGGTCCCCGCGCCCACCCTGGCGGGCCTGACCCGCGAAGCCCGCATGGTGGTGCTCGGCTCCCGGCGGCTGAACCGGGTGGCGGAGTTCCTCAGCGCCGGTTCCCTCGCCGTCCCCGTCAGCGCGCAGGCGCACTGCCCCGTGGTCGTCGTGGTCCGCACCGCGCGGAGCACCGGGCAGCCGCCGTACCTGGTGGTGGGCGTGGACGGGAGCGAGCCCTCGCAGGCGGCCCTGGCACTGGCCCTGGAGGAGGCCGAGCTGAGGGGCTGCGCCGTGCGGGCCGTGGCGGTGTGGCAGCCCCCGGTGTTCTCGCTCCGGGGCCGGGACGCCCCGCTCGACACCGAGCGCCGGCTGCTGGCCGAGACGGTGGCCGGGTGGGCCGAGAAGTACCCCGGTGTGCGGCTGAGCCACGAGGTGGTGACCGGCTCCCCGGTCGAGGCGCTGGCGGAGGCCGCCGAGCACGCGGAGGCCCTCGTGGTGGGCCGCCGGGGCGACGGCGGCTACCTGGGCATGCGCGTCGGCTCGGTCGTCCACGGGCTGCTGCACCGGGCCCCCTGCCCGGTGATCACGGTCCCGGTCGAGGAGCGGCCGTGA